One genomic window of Paenibacillus xylanilyticus includes the following:
- a CDS encoding AAA family ATPase, whose amino-acid sequence MPKWTKEVAIGFVPVLIIFLAFIGVNIFPILIAAAVVGGLLLMMQMRGGITVGAGQERKRKKKGPTKLTFEEIGGQDSAKQELREALDFLIKHEEIQKFGIRPLKGILLTGPPGTGKTLMAKAAAHYTDSVFVAASGSEFVEMYVGVGAGRIRDLFRDARTRAAKENKENAIIFIDEIDVIGGKREGGQQREYDQTLNQLLTEMDGIYTSDTPRILVIAATNRKEMLDSALTRPGRFDRHIQVDLPDKKGRKHILELHAVNKPLMEGVSLEKTAEESYGFSGAQLESVMNEAAIYAMRDGLLNIEQRHLSLAIDKVMMGEKTDRESSVEEKKRVAIHELGHAIMAELVRPGSVSQVALSPRGQALGYVRHNPQQEQFLYTKRFLEEQIMIALGGAAAEEMYYGGRSTGSRNDFEQATNVVQTMMASGLTSLGIVNMDMVTTEELMRENKMILQDLMDQTKRLLEEQRTIFDNSLDTLMREEVLSGEQFRCQFRDSALLPA is encoded by the coding sequence ATGCCTAAATGGACGAAGGAAGTTGCCATTGGTTTTGTCCCCGTGTTGATTATCTTTCTCGCTTTTATTGGTGTGAATATCTTTCCGATTCTGATCGCAGCTGCGGTTGTGGGCGGATTGCTGCTTATGATGCAGATGCGTGGTGGCATTACGGTCGGAGCGGGGCAGGAACGTAAGCGTAAGAAAAAAGGACCTACCAAGCTGACGTTTGAAGAAATTGGCGGCCAGGATAGTGCCAAGCAGGAGCTCCGGGAAGCTCTAGATTTTCTCATCAAGCATGAAGAAATTCAGAAGTTCGGGATTCGCCCATTGAAGGGGATCCTGCTTACAGGCCCTCCGGGAACAGGGAAAACCCTGATGGCTAAAGCAGCTGCGCATTATACCGATTCCGTATTCGTTGCCGCTTCAGGCAGTGAGTTTGTAGAAATGTACGTCGGCGTAGGTGCAGGAAGAATCCGTGATTTGTTTCGTGATGCCAGAACACGTGCAGCCAAAGAGAACAAAGAGAACGCCATTATCTTTATCGATGAGATTGATGTTATTGGTGGTAAGCGTGAAGGCGGGCAGCAGCGTGAGTATGACCAGACGCTCAATCAGCTGTTGACGGAAATGGACGGAATTTATACATCCGATACACCTCGCATTCTAGTTATTGCAGCAACAAACCGTAAAGAAATGCTGGACAGCGCCTTAACTCGTCCGGGACGTTTTGACCGTCATATTCAGGTGGACCTGCCTGACAAGAAAGGCAGAAAACATATTCTAGAGCTCCACGCGGTAAATAAACCTCTTATGGAGGGTGTAAGCCTGGAGAAAACAGCAGAGGAATCCTACGGCTTCTCAGGTGCACAGCTGGAAAGTGTAATGAATGAAGCAGCAATCTACGCCATGAGAGATGGACTGCTCAATATTGAACAGCGTCACTTGTCTCTGGCGATTGATAAAGTCATGATGGGTGAGAAGACAGATCGTGAATCCAGTGTTGAAGAGAAAAAACGTGTAGCCATTCACGAATTGGGACATGCCATCATGGCAGAGCTTGTACGTCCTGGCAGCGTAAGCCAGGTTGCTCTCAGCCCGCGTGGACAGGCACTCGGTTATGTACGTCACAATCCGCAGCAGGAGCAATTCCTATACACCAAGCGCTTTCTGGAAGAACAGATCATGATTGCACTTGGCGGTGCAGCAGCCGAAGAAATGTACTATGGCGGTCGCAGTACCGGTTCACGCAATGACTTTGAACAGGCGACCAATGTTGTACAGACCATGATGGCTTCCGGTTTGACCTCGCTTGGTATTGTAAACATGGATATGGTTACAACAGAAGAGCTCATGCGCGAAAATAAAATGATTCTGCAGGATCTGATGGATCAGACCAAACGTCTGCTCGAAGAACAACGGACAATTTTCGACAATTCATTAGATACGCTGATGAGAGAAGAAGTTTTGTCTGGGGAGCAATTTCGTTGTCAATTTCGTGACAGCGCCCTTTTACCGGCATAA